The sequence CCGCCACCTGCCGCGCCTCACTGGCCTTCTACAACACCCACGAGGAGATCGAGCAGTTCATCGTGGCGTTGAACAAGGTGCGCAAGCTGCTGGGGTGATCCGCCCCGCATGACCAGCACCGGGATGCCGCGGGAAACCGCGGCATCCGCGTTTTCCGGCCCCCGCAGGCAACGATGCCGCTGCTGTTCACCACCATCGCCAACTAGAATGGCGGCATGAGCAACCTGACCTTCCGCGCCGCCACGCCGGCCGACATTCCCGCCCTGGTCCAGCTGGTCACCTCGGCCTACCGCGGCGAGGCCAGCCGCGCCGGCTGGACTACCGAAGCCGACATCCTTGATGGCCAGCGCGTGGATGCCGAGGCGATCAATGCCGACCTGGCGCGCGAGCGCAGCACCATCCTGGTCGCCGAGGATGCGCAGGGCCGCCTGCTGGCCTGCTGCCACGTCGCCGACGAGGACGGGCACGGCTACTTCGGCATGTTCGCCGTGGCCCCGGGCCTGCAGGGCGGCGGCATCGGCAAGCAGTTGATGCAGGCGGCCGAAACACATGTGGTCCGCGAGTGGGGCCTGGCGACGATGCAGATGACGGTGATCGACTGCCGCGAGGAGCTGATGGCTTTCTACGAGCGCCGCGGCTATGCGCGCACCGGGATCAAGAAGCCGTTTCCGTATGGCGACGAGCGCTTCGGCATCCCCAGGCGCGATGACCTGCGCTTCGAGGTCATGGAGAAGCCGCTGGGAGCGGGCGCATGAGCGGGACCTGGACCTTCGTCTGCGCCAGCGAGGAGCTGCTGCCCGGCGAAATGAAGACCGCCTGGGACGAGGTCACCGGCGCGCCGATCGTGGTGTTCAACATCGATGGCGAGCTGTACGCGCTGGAGGACCAGTGCACGCACGAGGAGTTCGAACTGTCTTCCGGGCCGTTCGACCCGGCGACCGGGACCGTGGAGTGCGTGCTGCACGGTGCACGCTTCGACGTGCGTGACGGGCGTGCCCTGTGCGCCCCGGCCTACACCCCCGTGCCGCGCTTCCCGGTCAAGCGCGAACACGGTGGCATCTGGGCCCGCGACGACCGGGAGTAAGCACGGCGAGCCTGCCTCCACCCCACCACCATCGCCCCTTGGACCCCGCCCCGCGCGGGGTTCGTGCTTGCTGGCGTGGGATCACAGGGTGTGGCCTGGCCAAGCCTGAAAAATCCGGCGAACCGTATTGCGAACGCGAATGGTTCTCAATAAACTACGCACACTGCATTCCGCAGCGCATCGGCCCCTCACCCCTCATGACCGCCCAGCCTGTCCAGGCCGCGCAGTACCGACACTCCGGCCCACAGGGCTGGCGGGTCGCGCGCCTGGCGCTGTCCGTCATGCTGCTGGTGTGGGGACTGGGCCTGGCACAGGCTGCGCTGGCATCGAACGTCATGGGGCCCCCTGCCATGCCGGTCGCCCAGGCCGTGCCCGAACCATTGCCGATGCCGGTCCCGTCGCAGATGGCCGCCGTGTACGAATCCAGCGTGGCGTCTGCGCAACCTGCAAAGTCTTCCCGTGGGCCGCATCCCGCAAACAGCCACACGCTGCGCAGTGGTGAGGTGTTCGTATGCGCCGCCCGCACTGCGCGGCGCCAGCAGGCCGTGGCGCACGAGCAGCAGCATCCGTCTGCCCCGCACCTGCGGATGAATCCCGGCCACGCCCCTCCCCTGCGCCAGGCTTGAGCTTTACGTACTGCGCCACGCAGTACGCGGTCTTCCAACGCCCTTTCTCCGCGGCTCCCGAGCCACGGCAGCCCCTGCTTTGACCCTTTTTGCCGGAACCCTTCATGTCCCACATCAAGACCCGCAAGTACGCCCCCCGCGTCCCCATGCTCGCCACCGCCACGCTGGCCGCCGGCTTCTCGCCGCTGGGCGCGCTCGCCGCCGAGGTCGACTCCGCCAGCGCCAGTGCCAGCGCCACCGCCATGGGCGATGCCACCGAGCTGGACAAGGTCGAGGTGCGGGGCAGCTGGTTTGCACCGTCCTCGCAGAAATTCACCGCGACGCTGCTGGACACCCCCAAGTCGGTGTCGGTGGTGGGGGAGCAGACGATCCAGGAAATCGGCGCGACCACCCTGGTCGATGCGCTACGCATGGTCCCGGGCATCACCTTCGGCGCCGGCGAAGGCGGCAACTCCACCGGCGACCGCCCGTTCCTGCGTGGCTTCGACGGCCAGAGCAACATGTTCGTCGATGGCCTGCGCGACGTCGGCAGCCAGACCCGCGAAGTATTCGCGCTGGAACAGCTGGAAGTGGTCAAGGGCCCGAGCTCGGCCTACGGCGGTCGTGACTCCGGCGGTGGCAGCATCAACCTGGTCAGCAAGACGCCCAAGCTCAAGGACGAAACCAGGATCAGCATGGGCGTGGGCACCGACAGCTATGCCCGCGGTACCGTTGACGCCAACCATGTGCTCGGCGACGGCATCGCCGCACGGGTGAACCTGCTCAAGCACGACAGCGATATCGCCGGCCGCGACGAGGTCAACAACAGCCGCTGGGGCATCGCCCCGTCGATCGCCTTCGGCCTCAATGGCCCGCTCCAGCTCATCGCCAGCCACTACCACCTGGAGACCGACGACCTGCCCGATGCCGGCGGCTTCCCGTATGCCGATCCGGTGGCGAAAACCACCACTGGCCGCCCGCTGGTGCCGGACCGCAACAACTTCTACGGGCTGGTCGACCGTGACTTCCAGCGCACCCGGGCCGACATCTCCACGCTCGACGCCAGCTATGACCTGGGTGGCCACAAGCTGCGCAATGTCGCCCGCCTCGGCAACACCAGCAACGACTACCTGTGGACCCAGCCGGACGACAGCAAGAACAACCCCAACCTCTACGGCACCCTGTGGCGCCGTACCAACAGCCGCGCCATCGATACGAAGACCTTCGCCGACCAGCTGAGCCTGACCGGCGCCTTCCAGACCGGCGCGCTCCGCCACAGCTACAGCGCTGGCGTTGAGTACAGCGAGGAGAAGAGCAGCAAGGGCAGCTACGTGCTCGGCGGGGGCGGCACCAACAATCCGCTGACTGGCAACCAGGCCTGCGCGACCACCGGCGCGGCCACCGGCTACAACTGCACCGATTTCGCCAACCCGAACCCGCACGACCCGTGGGCGGCCACCCATCCGGTGACCCGTAGCGACAAGGCGCTGGATATCGAGCAGACCACCGTCACCAAATCGGTCTATGCCTTCGACACCATTGAGCTGAGCGAGCGCTGGCTGCTCAACCTCGGCCTGCGCTGGGACGACTTCGATACCGAGCAGGTCACCCCGGTGGCCGGCGCCGCGCCGACGGTGATCGGCAATGCCGACACCTTCCTCAACTACCAGGCGGGTGTGGTGTTCAAGCCCACCGCCAATGGCAGCGTGTACCTGTCCTGGGGCACCTCCTCCACGCCGCCCGGCATGGACAGCGGCGAAGGCAACGACGCCATCAGCGCGGCCAACGCCGAGCTCGAGCCGCAGCAGACCCGCAACCTGGAACTGGGCACGAAGTGGGACCTGCT is a genomic window of Stenotrophomonas sp. Marseille-Q4652 containing:
- a CDS encoding GNAT family N-acetyltransferase, encoding MSNLTFRAATPADIPALVQLVTSAYRGEASRAGWTTEADILDGQRVDAEAINADLARERSTILVAEDAQGRLLACCHVADEDGHGYFGMFAVAPGLQGGGIGKQLMQAAETHVVREWGLATMQMTVIDCREELMAFYERRGYARTGIKKPFPYGDERFGIPRRDDLRFEVMEKPLGAGA
- a CDS encoding non-heme iron oxygenase ferredoxin subunit, with the protein product MSGTWTFVCASEELLPGEMKTAWDEVTGAPIVVFNIDGELYALEDQCTHEEFELSSGPFDPATGTVECVLHGARFDVRDGRALCAPAYTPVPRFPVKREHGGIWARDDRE
- a CDS encoding TonB-dependent receptor, which codes for MSHIKTRKYAPRVPMLATATLAAGFSPLGALAAEVDSASASASATAMGDATELDKVEVRGSWFAPSSQKFTATLLDTPKSVSVVGEQTIQEIGATTLVDALRMVPGITFGAGEGGNSTGDRPFLRGFDGQSNMFVDGLRDVGSQTREVFALEQLEVVKGPSSAYGGRDSGGGSINLVSKTPKLKDETRISMGVGTDSYARGTVDANHVLGDGIAARVNLLKHDSDIAGRDEVNNSRWGIAPSIAFGLNGPLQLIASHYHLETDDLPDAGGFPYADPVAKTTTGRPLVPDRNNFYGLVDRDFQRTRADISTLDASYDLGGHKLRNVARLGNTSNDYLWTQPDDSKNNPNLYGTLWRRTNSRAIDTKTFADQLSLTGAFQTGALRHSYSAGVEYSEEKSSKGSYVLGGGGTNNPLTGNQACATTGAATGYNCTDFANPNPHDPWAATHPVTRSDKALDIEQTTVTKSVYAFDTIELSERWLLNLGLRWDDFDTEQVTPVAGAAPTVIGNADTFLNYQAGVVFKPTANGSVYLSWGTSSTPPGMDSGEGNDAISAANAELEPQQTRNLELGTKWDLLAGRMNLTAAIFHTEMDNARVTIDNGTTRNAGRKVIEGVELGINGQLTRNWNVSAGYTYMQSELKDNGYVCSISSRTGCPAPGVWVVSPNNGNEFPNTPKHAATVWSTYRFPFGLVVGGGASYVDRQYGDAANSKWIPAYTRWDAMASYAVQDNISVQLNVQNLTDRVYFTKAYSSHYATIAPGRSATLSLNVAF